The sequence below is a genomic window from Mobula hypostoma chromosome X1, sMobHyp1.1, whole genome shotgun sequence.
TCCATACCGCCACACTGGATCAATGCCACCTCTTTGGCCATTAGTGAGCAAGGATTACTTGCTTCACTGTGAATGACGTTTCTACCATTTTCCTGCTGATTCCTGATGGCGGATAGCTCAGGTGGATTTGTCTGACAGCGCTGGACAGATCACATTTAAGCATTTTTGGTTTGATGTCAGTCTTGCAGTTGTAGTGGAGCAGCTTTGCTATAAACACAGCTTGTTTTGGAGCACTGCTCTACTGTTGTGGACAGCTGAGAGTGAGGACGAATATTTTACAAAAGGCAAGAAAACATCaaagatgctgcaaatctgaaataaaaatagaaaatgctggtcagacagaaaaaaaggattaatatttcaggtcaataaccTCTTATCAGAAACAAGAAGAGTTAAGAAACCTTATTTTAAGTGGtagagaatggggaggggtggtgggaaaTAGCTATGATAGGGTCGAGACCAAGAAAGACTGAATGCTGCGCAGTGGTGGTGCTGAAGGCTCATTAATCACAGAGGATCCGCCTGGATCAGGGGTCAATAGAGGGAGATGAATGAAGAGAGAAATGACATTGAACCTATGAGACACAACACTGcctttgctggaaatctgaagcaccAGAGAATACAGGATCTACCCAGTAGCTCGGGCGGTGACTGTCCCCAGGGAGATAAATGTGAGTTACAGTCACACGTTGATGATCTTTCATCAAGACTGGCCAGTTCTGATACAAACTGAAAAGACTGATTTTCTGTAATTGTTGAGTACCACAACATGCCTAGTCAGATGTGTtattaagtcattaatatattatcagaggttacagtgctagcactgatccctgtgatatTCCATTGGTTATGGGCTTCCACCATTGCCCTCTGCCTTTTGTCACTAGAAACATTTGGGATCCAATTAGCCAGTTTGCATTGGATCCCATTTTCCTTAACCTTCAGGGCCAGCCTACAATATGGGACCTTGtgaaatgctttactaaagttcACATTGACAATGTCTGCTACTCTCCTTCATCAATCATCTTAGTTACTTTCTCAAAAAAACACactcagaatccgaatcagacttaatatcactggcatatatccagttcctggctttcatgtgtggtttagctactaagcccagtggaaccatttctactgacaggagaaggggtaaagttgggttactggcaccttaaaaccagtcactttgggcagatgggactcatcagtTGTTGTTGAAagttcatccaggagaaggaaaattttTCTGATCTCAATCTTTGCTGCCTTGAGGCTACTCACTCAAGTGGAGAGGGAGAGGCtgctacgtgggcaacagcttgctctccgtattgtactgccctggcttgtgtatcacgtagacagctaggacgcaacatccatggtcgaccccgaATAATGGAGGGTGTcaacgtgtcatgaaatttttgtttgcagtggcagtacattgcaatatatagtaataaaatgctacaataaattacagtaagtgtaaagattaaaaaagaaaataaattaaataaataatgaaaaaagagaggggaaaaatattgaggtggaggggaagaagcgttTCCTGAAACTTAAATTAATGAGGCAGGATTTCCCCAcataaagccatactgactaaCTCTGACTACTCCCTGCCTTTCCTACATAAAATCTGTCCCTCTGAATTGTCTGCAGTAATTTCCCTTACCactgacgtaaggctcactggcccgGCTGCCATTTTTAAATCTAAGAACGCTTTCTATCATTGAGCGTTCTGGTACCTCACTTATAGCTAATGGAGATGTAAACATCTCCATCAAAGCCCCAGTAACTTTCTGGCGTTGATCTCATCCAGCCCTGGGGATTTAGCCACACTTGAGCATTTGAAAACCTCCATCACCACCTCATTAAGGTTGACATGCTCTTAGACTATTAACACACTCCTCTCTGAATTCGCGATCTTCCTGGTCCTTCTTGATGAATACAAGTGAGAAGTGTTCTTTAAATATCTCAATCACATCCCCTGGCTCCACACAcattatattagattatgagagcactcagtcctcttttattgtcatttggaaatgcatacatccattaggaaatgatacaatgtttctccggagtgatatcacagaaaacaggacaaaccaaagactaacactgacaaagccacataattataacatatagttacagcagtgcaaagcaataccataatttgatgaagaacaaaccatggtcacgtaaataaagtctcaaaattccccaagtcgatcgactcccgagtctccGATAGTGGGTGGCAaatgggagaaactccctgccataaacctccaggcaccgtcaacttgccgatgccttggaaacagccgacactgagtccatccatccgaaaatttcgagcttccgaccagccctctgatacagcctcacgagcgccatcctctgccgagcaccttcgacctcgccccggccgctgaaacatgcaaagctgaggatttcggggccttcagctctagagattccggttaccacacaatagcagcagcagcgaagcgggcatttcagaagttttccagatgttcctccatgctctcacatctgtctccatcaaatcagaattgtgcacggtctcaGATCCTCTCAGATCCAACGTCCACCAGGATATGTCCATGTTCCACCTTATGTGCCAGTCTCAGCGCAAATGCAAGTGAATCCAACAGGGGCAGGCACTCCTGTGAGGTACTATGCAGTaccacaaataacagacatcaccaccgaagtggccgcgcacgctgccaTCATTATGATCACTCTTCTCAGAAGGCTCTTTTACTATATGATCATTAGTCTTGTTTTACTATGCGATGCTCAATCTAAAGCATTTGTTTCTCTGGTCTATAATTGGAGTGAAGTTACAGCCTCCAGTTTTATCAATGACTGTATAAGAGGTGCATAGACAGAATTTTCAGAGGAAGAGCAGGTGGAAGAACACAAATATTGGAAATTGGGACTATATATTGGGTGGACCTCCCCATTTCCAAGTTATCCTCTATGTCACAGACCCTCCATAAGAAAATGATACATGAATATGTTGTTCTTTACAAGCACTGGTGGGCCTGCTGAGTGTATCCAGACTCGTTTCCTTTTGTagtactgtgtgaaagtcttaggcacctatatatagctagggtgcccaagactttcacatgatactatagtaattttatgtattgcactgtgctgctgctgcaaagaaaacacatttcatgacatacgtgagtgatgataaacctgattctgctatgggcctctgttgtggactgagattgggaagggggtagggagaaggggaagggaagggagaggggagggagtgagaagcaccagagagacagtcTGTAATAATGAACAAACtagctgtttggaatcaaatggtctTGCCTCGTGTATCAGGGCTAGGTGTGTTTGCACCTGTGAGCCCCTGCCTCTGGCGCTCCTTCTCTGGCACCTGCCCCACGCCCCTGCCACCGCGCCCCGCTCTCgccgttcccaacatcctttgcacctgccagatttataaactctcTTTCTGCTTCACGttgagaaatacagtactgtgaaagagtcttgggcatcctagctatatatacgtaCCGTACACTTTCAATGAATGCATTGTAGCATCGAGATTTTAGCTTTATGATAAATTGATTTGAATTTGTTTACCTCTCAGATCCAACGTCCACCAGGATATGTCCATGTTCCACCTTATGTGCCAGTCTCAGCGCAAATGCAAGTGAATCCAACAGGGGCAGGCACACCTGTGAGGTACTATGCAGTACCACAAGTGTTCCCTCCACAGTCTACTGTGGTCATGGAAGGTGCATTTGATGCAGGTGCCAGGTTTGGGGCAGGAGCTACTGCTAATCTCCCGGTAAGTATTATGGACAGCTAGCATTGTATGCCACAGTACAACTTGCAATCTTACCTAATGTGCTCTCTGGTTTTAACTTGAAAGCATTTCACACGAGTTTATAGGTGTATTCTGACACAGAATCAGCTACAGATATAAAACAACTATGATCTCCCAAATAATGATGCCTAATAATCTACTGGAATAAAATGAAATATAAATGAAAACCTTTATGCACTGTCCTGCATTGCCTGATATTCTTTGTGCTTTTAATTTAAGAAAAGCATTTTATATTGTCTTCAGTTTAACATAGAAAAACATTTGAAGCAGTATCAGTTTCAGCAATATTCACGACATGTTAAGGAGCAAAGTTGAACTGTACCCCATGTATTTCTCTGGTTGTATTAACCTACAGGAGACAGAAACAAAAATAATGCACAGCACAGAAAGCTGTGGCAAAGTTTTGAAAAATACTTCTCTGATTTTCTTAAAGCTGTGAACCACGTTCCAGAAAAGCATGGTTACACATCATTGGATATCCAACCTCCCCTTTCAACTACGTACACCATTCTATGTCTGTAGTCTCAAAGAGCTACACGAGCCCATTTCATTTCTAAGAGCCTAGTGACAATGGTGTTgcaaccttttcctcaatgtcagcaaatcaaaagagctggtcattaacTTCCGGGAAAGTGAGGAGGGGTTGCAATGCAGACGCCCctgtttacatcagtggtgctgtGGTCAAGGGTTGACAGCATCGAGCTCCTAGGAATGAATATCACCTATAGCTTGTCCTGCTCCAACCACGTTGACACCACAGCCAGGAACgatcaccagcacctctacttcctcaggaggccaaAGAAATGTGACGTGCCACCTTTGACCATGACCCATATTTATcaatgtaccatagaaagcatgctatctggatgcatcatggcttggtatggcaacagctctgcatgagaccaaaagaagctgcagagagttgtcccagcacggaaaccagcctcccctccatggactctggttatacttcttgctgcctcagaaaagcaacCAGCGTAATCAAAGATCAAACCCTggacatttctttcttttcacccctcccattgggcagaagatacaaaagcctgaaagcgcaTATCATCAGGTTCAAGGACCTTTCTATCCTATTGTTACAAGATTATTACATGgtttcctagtatgataagatggacttgtGACCTCGGAATCTACCTCATTGGAGCCTTGCACCTttctatctacctgcactgcactttttctgtactacaacactttattctgttattgttttaccttgtattacCGCAATGCACTGTtacaatgaattgatctgtacaatatgcaaaacaagcttttaactataccttggtacatgtaacaataataaaccaatttaccctcTTTTAAAAGAAATTGTAACATCATCTATTTCTGTTTTCAATGGGGGTAGGTTGTTCTGCGTTGACCGTCCTGTGAAAATGTTCTGACTAAACTGCATGCTTACATTTTATTGGCCTGGAGCTTTTTTGATTGGCTTCTAGGATACTCTGGAATAATTTTCTGTTCCTTTGAAGATCTTAAGTACCTTATTCCAATGTAAAGTCCTCAGGGCAATCTTTTCCCCTTGCTTAAATGCACCTATCCACTAATCTAGTTGTTTCTAAGGTCACAGTGTCCCCTGTGAGTGTGATACTGCGCCAAAATTGTACACCATTTTCCACCTAGGCATGGATGAGTGTTTTATGTGAGGCAGCTGTCATATCTTGGGATTTGTGCTTTTTCCCTTAAGCAATGTTTGCCTTTTCCATTGATTTCTGCACATTGTGCTGTAAAATCCAGATTTCCCCCACCTGCATCAATTCATGTTGAATATCATTTATTGTTGCACTCTATTTTCCCAATTATACTTGGTGTCAAAATACAGGGCAACTGCTGACATAATATTTCAGTTTGCAATCTGCAATGTAGTGTTTTTTTATTTGCTCATTTATgggatcaaatcaaatcaagtttaattatcattcaaaccatacataggtACAGCTGATCGAGACAGTGctcctctgaggccaaggtgcaaaacattcaaaatagcaaccAAGAATTCAAAAATagtgagtaacataattcaaaatagcaagcaaagaaGCATCTTCACTCAAAAAAAATATGTATATGGTCCAAGACCTTGAGCGACAATGTCCAGCAATCAATGGTACAGTCTCCTGGCAGTATACAGACgcatgcaatccagcctgtcattccatcgATCGAACGCGGGaaggcagcaccaacaggagaggcCAGGCCCCAGCTGAGCTTGGATGCCACGCTGTAGCGCTTCTATGTCTCTCACTTGGTctacagcagcaggcaagcccgaggCTTGAGACCTGGTCCTcgctacaactgaggctacacagctcccatttcgtctgtccctccaccagacaagggtaacaggctTGCGGCAACTTTCATCATCACTGTCCAACAGTCTTGCGATCGCAAGTGAAATGTCCAAGACAACCTCCTACGGTTGTTCTGCACCAACTCCGATGCTTCCAAGTAGTGGGCAGCAACACAGTCTCCAGCCAGGTCAGCTCCTCCGAACCCAAACTGGCTCCTCTGACATCCCAGCGATCCCCTTCGATATCCCGACCAGGATGATGATGTCGCTGGCAAGAACTCATTGCCCATACCTAAATACTCTTAAGAAAATGGTGGTGAGCTTCCTTCTTGGATTGCAGCTGTACCTTCTGATGAAATTTCTTCCACAGTGCTCTCAAGTAGGGAGTCCTAGCAGTTGTTGAGGAACGATAATATATTTCTGAGGTGAGAAGGTGTGCACCTTGGAGAGAAACCTGGAGATTGTCTCAACCCAAGACAttgactgctcatttccctccacagatgctgttcgacagccaagttcctccagcatcttgtttgttgctccagattcaagcatctgcagtctcttgagtCTCCAACCTGCAGATTGTGCTGCCCTCCTTTGTAGTGGTTGCATGTTAGGGAGGatagtttaggagcatagtttaAGAGAGAGATAACAAACAATCTTCACTCTCTGGATGGTGAATATTTAAATTTTTCTACCTTGCAGTGGTAATGGCtcaatctctgaggacctaagttAGAAATCGATACATTTCTGGATGTTAAGGGATACTCGGATAGTGCTGGAAAGTGGCACTGTGGCAGAAGGTATGAATGAATAGCAGAGAAGCCTCAAgggaccagttaacctaccctgCTGCTCCGCTCTCTCATGTTCAATTAAGTGGGCTGCTTTGTCATTGGGATTCTTGAGTGTGATGGGAACTGCAGGTGGAGAGTATTCTATTATACTCCTGATTTATGCCTGGCAGAGAATGGAAAGACTTCAAGGACTAGTCAATTCCACCCTGTTCTCTGAACTTTCCATTCTGCAAATTCATTCTATAGGACCACCTTTTTACTTTGATCACTGAGTTCATATTACAGCAGCCTAGGTCTCCCACTTGATTTCAGATTTGTGTTGGTGCAGTGACCCTTAGTGTAAATGGGTTTTGAACCTAAATCAGTCAGTTCTGACTgaccataaaagttgctggtgaacgcagcagaccaggcagcatctctagaaagaggtacagtcgatgtttcaggccgagacccttcgtcaggactaactgaaagaagagatagtaagagatttggaagtgggagggggagggggagatccgaaatgataggagaagacaagagagcaTGTGATGAGCTATCAAAATGCGTTTATTTGCTGAAATTGATGCTGCCAAACTTTGATGTAATCAATAATGCTACTATCCAACAGTGCAGGAGACTCTCAGCTTTGCAGCTTTCAAATTTCACTCTGCTTCTTGAGTTTGTGTCTGAACCAACGTGTTATTCTTCGACTAGTGGCTCCTTTAGCATGACGGATCAACGTAAGTTGTGCTTTAGATGAGCCCTATGGAAGACTCGTTTTATCTGGATCTTTTCAGCTTCCTTGCTGGCACTAGCATTTTTTGGGTAAATAAAATGTCATCACCCACAAATAACTCGTCTCTTAAATGTCTTGAGGCACAACGAGACCACCCTGAACAATGACAGTGTATCAAGTGTTATGCACAAAATTAGGAAGTGTTATGAAGTGCAGCCAGAATGCAATCAAATGGCTCAAATCAGGCTTTGGCTTGTTACCCCACTATAAAGTGCCTTCACAACAGGTTGCTTCCGCAACCAGTTGACTTTTGCCAATGAAAACAGGGAACTTGCCAGGCTGGAAATGTTCTGAAAGGAGAAAATAGGAGAGAAAAGCAAATTAGAAACTCAAAAGTGTATAATTTAAGATGAATGCTTTTTTATACATACCAAACAATGTTTATTAAGTTTAAAAgcacattttatttttgtttccttaTTTAGCCACCTCCACCTGGTTGTCTTCCCAATGCAGCTCAGATTGCAGCCATGCAGGGTAGCAATGTCATCGTAACCCAGAAAAAGGGCAGCTGGGCTTCCGGAGGTTCTGATGGTGGTTACACTATCTGGTAATTCAATGAAGGCCTCTACAAGAACATACAGTGGAAGAAGCAATGAACTAAACCAATTATTTAGACAAATAATGGACTTTTCTTGATAGCTTGGCCTCTTCGCACTTTGTTTGATCCAAAATTGTAGTACACCTCTGCAGCAGGAGGAACTGCTAACAGAACAAAATGGATTGAATTGAATCAAAGTAACTGCTTTGTTTTGTGCCTTAGCATTTtagaattaaaacaaaaaagcCTAAATCATCAATAAGTAGCATTTATTAAGGTGATTGAATGTTAATATTTATCAGCCAGTAGTACTTCAAGATCACAGACCGCTGTGTGTAATCCATTTTCACTACTGATTTGGCAATGTTACAAAGATTTTGCATGTAACCACGGCACAGTGactttatgtacagtatattgctGGTTAACATGAAAAATTAACAGTGATAATATCTTTCATTTTAATAAAAGCTGCAAATTTGATGGCTATTAATGCCGTGCTCAAAAGATTTAATTGCGCTAATTCCTGAGGTCTGTGGAAATCTGAGCTTTATTTTTAACTTGTTAAATGCATCTGAATTCTCTTACTTGGATTCTTGTGCAAATAATTAATTGAAGGGGAGGCAATTATTTCTCCTATCTTGCTCACTTTCTGATCATCATATTATGCTAGTTTTCTTTCTGATTTGCTCTGTTAAATTCCTgtatatgaaaataaaagattCTAGTGCACTTATTTGTTAGTGTTTATGGCCCAGTGCGTTACACTGTAAGTTCAACTCTTTGGAGGAATACCTCAGTTATTTTGCTTTGAAACTTATTGTTGCAGGGTGAGGGTAGTTGTCTGCCTGTTTCTTGGCTTTTTCTGCATCACAGATTATAATTTGTGCTTTGAAACTAAGGCGAACAGAGTTGGCCAATAATTTCTGCGCTTCTGAAGTGAATTACTGATTTGAATTTTCTGTCCCAAGGCTGGAACAAAAAAATCTGCAAATTAGGGGCCAACTTTTAAAGTTGGGAACTGGCAACATTAGCAAAAGAACAAAGTCACCTGCAATGGAGAAGTTATCGTGTTCAGTATCATTACAATCTTCTTTGTGTTGGTCGACATGTTTCCTGTATCCCAGATAGGTCAAATGTCTTTTCACCCTTGATATAAGAGGCTGGTATCTTTATATGGATGAACATTGAAAATTCAAGTTTACTGTGTTACTAACATGTAACCTTGGTAGATCAATGAGTGGGCACCCATTGTTAAATTGCATTGGACAAAAATGTTAAAAATGTATTAACATTTTTAACATAAAATGGACTCACGGTACTTAAGTGGTTGTTAACCCAAACATAAATTGTAGTTCAATTTAGTCACATGTAACATGGAGTGTATGGTTATTTGGCTTCTTGTTGCAAAGTTAATTCAATTTTTCATATAGTCcttggagtcatacagcactcCATTTGGTCTTTTGCAATTCAGACCTTGGTGGTTCAAGTTGTTATCTAGATACTTAAATATAGTgcgagtatctgcctccaccaccccatcATGCAGTAGTTCCAGATTACAACCAcccttggggggtggggggggaggaagacAAACTTCTTCCTCAGATTTCCTGTAAGTTCTTACTCCTcgtccctctggtcttagacatctGTGGCATGGagaaaaggttttttttaaatattcacaCCATCTATGCCCCTCAATTTTGTGTACATTTGTCAGGTTCCTGATCCGTCTCCTCCGTTCCAAGGGAAACAGACCCAGCCTCTCCGGTCCCTCCTCATAACTGAAGCCTTAtatcccaggcaacatccaggtgagtctcctctgcaccctctccagtgcagtcacatccttcctattgtgtggtgaccagaaccacacacagtcctccagctGTGGTCTGTCCAGTGTTTCACAAAGTTGATGCATAACCTCCCTGCGCTTACGTCCTGTGCCCCAGCTAAAGAGAGGATGTTGTCTGCTGCTTTTGGCACTCTCTATAGAAGAGTTAGGAGTTATCTAGTTGCGACCAATGCAGAATATTTAATCAAGATCACCAAAACAGATTATTTGGCCACCATTACTCTTTGTTTGTGGTTCCTTGTCTCCAACTCATTTCTTGTAGCACTTCAAAAAGACTTCATTtggtgtaaagcactttgaatgtGAAAGGTGCTATAGAATTGCAAATCTTTTTAGATGGAACTGAGTAGTTCAAGGAGGTCAATGTGAATTGCACTCACTAATGTGTAACTAACTGGAAATGGTGGCAGCAATATGGATTGGTCTGCTGTGCTCAGATTTAGAAAGGCAATATGGGAATTTGGACACAGATATTGCAGCACATTATAGATGCACATTAAAAATATATACTGCAATTTTAGAGAGATTAATGCCACAACAAATTTACTGGAAAGATTAATattaatcatgagacaattaaaATACCAATTTCTTACATTATGCCAGGTTAGACTTTACGAATTCATTTGGCTGTTAGGAAATACTAGAATTTGTAAATAGAATATATATACTCACAGAGTTgtaaagcatggaaacaggccctttggcccatctcatctATACCAACCAAGTTGCCTTCCCGAGCACGtccaatttgcctgcatttgattcATGTCCCTCTAAAGTTTATTCtctccatgaacctgtccaaatgtgttttaacttgtacctgcctctaccacttcctctggtaggtTGTGCTATATAACAAACAacatctgtgtgaaaaacttaacccttTAAGTCTTTCCCCTCTCCAGTGTCTAATACtgctgtaacatgacatcccaactctttcTATATACCACCTTCACCACCTTGTACCTGTTGACATATTCAGGGAGTTATGTCCCTGTACCCCTCGGTCTCTCTGTTTGACAACACTCCCCAGTGCCCGGTCATTTAAGTGCCCTGTCATTTACTGTGTAAGCCCTGCCCTGTTTAGctccccaaaatgcatcacttcatacttgtctgagttaaattccatctctcATTCCTTTGTCCACTTCCCCAGTTGATAtagatcctgttgtaaccttggacaaccttcttcactgtccaccacaccacCAATTTTGTTGTCATCCACAAGCTTACTTGTCACGCTGCTAATATcctcatccaaattgttaatacATATATGTATCTAACAAAATGCACCGATCCTtatggaacatcactagttactTGCCTTCAATCTGTAAAACAGCCCTCCACTAACACCTCTGCCTCCTACCACCAAGTCAGTTTAGTATCCAgctcaccctggatcccatgtgctCTTACCTTCTGAACCAGTCTACCATGTGAGACCTCGTCAaaagctttgctaaagtccatgtagataccaTCTACAATCCTACCCTTGTCAACCCTCTtcgtcacctcttcaaagaactcaaaTTCGTGAGTACTGATTTCCcatacacaaaaccatgctgatgtTCCCTAATTAGTCATTGCCTTTCCAAATATagataaatcctgtctctcagaatccgGTCCAGTgatacccaccactgatgttaggctcactggcctgtagctCCCTGTGTAAATGGATTACACCAGATTGTACAATTACTCAATTattataacatttaagagaagtttggataggtaggtgGATGAGAGaaatatggagggccatggttcaggtgcagacagatgggactaagcagagaccaggctggcatggactagatgaactgaaggatttgtttctgtgccgtagtgtATGACTCTAATACCTGGAAATATATACTCTGGAGTGGTCTTCTTAAACTTCATGTTCCATATAAGGGCTACACCATCAGGTTCATTCAAAGCATCTTCATTGTTAGTATATGATGCAACCAGTAGTTCCAGGTACTATGTAAAAAAAGATGCAAGTATTTGGTTTTGTGTTGCAACATGATAATTTTGTAAAACTGAAGTGATTTTCTGTGAATATACAAGAAAACCTATAAAAGTGCCATTCCTAGACACCCATCAAGTGATCCAAATATCTTGGGTGGTGAAATATACAAGGGACACCCTGAAAATACAGATATTCACAAATTATGAACTGTGGCAATATTCAATGGACCAAACATTTTCCTTACTTAAAGCACCTCCAAGTCAGCGTAGGGTGGCAGTGATGGATGGGAAGCTCTTCACCCAGCATGCATACTCGTAGAGAAACCATGCTGTTTCTAAGATTGAATGCATTCTCTGATGCATCCCAGGATGGAGGAGGACACatcagaaagaggaggagggtcCCAGACAAAGGTCTGCCTGATAATAGTTTCTACCCACATCCGGTTTCTCCAGTCATAGAAGTGTTTGGCTCTGTGATGTACAGACCCGGAAGTCTCAGCTACAGGTTGGTCAACTGGAAATTTGC
It includes:
- the dazap2 gene encoding DAZ-associated protein 2 isoform X1, with the protein product MSKKGSYPRQASYPRQPAVIQPQCVPTVQFPQPPSYTEPPPSYAEIQRPPGYVHVPPYVPVSAQMQVNPTGAGTPVRYYAVPQITDITTEVAAHAAIIMITLLRRLFYYMIISLVLLCDAQSKAFVSLVYNWSEVTASSFINDCIRGA
- the dazap2 gene encoding DAZ-associated protein 2 isoform X2 — translated: MSKKGSYPRQASYPRQPAVIQPQCVPTVQFPQPPSYTEPPPSYAEIQRPPGYVHVPPYVPVSAQMQVNPTGAGTPVRYYAVPQVFPPQSTVVMEGAFDAGARFGAGATANLPPPPPGCLPNAAQIAAMQGSNVIVTQKKGSWASGGSDGGYTIW